The Methylocaldum marinum genome includes the window CCTTCCTGAACGAGGGTCGATGGCAAGGAGCCTGCAACCGTGATCGTCCGACCGGAACCCTTTCCAACCGGCGACCGGGCCGGAAACCGGGCTCCCCACAATCTATGGCCGCTGCGCCCACGCATGTTTCAGCGTGGTTACGCTACTCGACTTTGCGCCGGTCTGCAAGCGCTCGAAGCCGGTCTACGGCACGAATGCCGGTCGGATACTGGAGGAAATCTACGCTGGGTTCACCGAAAGATTTGACACGACGGATTTGCAAGAAACCAAGGTCTGCTCGCCAGTAGTCATCAAAGAACGAACGGAAAATCGAGGCCGTTTGGTTACAAATGCATCACCTGCAAGTCCTGCTCGGGGTATCGACTCAATGTCGTCTCACTGGTGATGACGGCCGTGCTTGCGCGTTCGGGCCGGAGGTAGGTCTCGGCGACGCGGCGCAAATCCTCGAGCTGCACCTCCAGGACTCGCGAGCGGAAGCGACGCCGCTGTTCGGCCGTGCGCCCGTGCAATGCGGCATGAAAGGCCTTTTTCGCTTCGCCGGCGGGAGAAGCGGGCTTGTCGATGCTGCCGATCACACCCAGAATGGCTTCTTCGATCAGTCGGGATTCATGTGTACGATCGAACAGCCAATCCACCGAGGCGTCGAAATCGGCCAGAGTTTCCGCCAGCCGCGGATCGCGATAAGAGAAGAAGCGGAACGCGCCTGCATCCAGGTCTACGGTAGCCCCCCCGCCATAGGCACCCCCTTGTTCACGAATCGCCCGATGTAGAAAATTGTTGCGCAAGAAGCCGGCGAGCACCATCAATGCCGGCGCGTCCGGATGTTCAGCGGGCGCCGCCGGATAGGCCTTGGCACAGAAGTTGACCTGGGTACTGACGGTCCACGCCTGCCGCACCGGGTATTCGCCTTTGGCCGGCGGATTGAAATGGCCCCCGGTCTTTAACTGATAGCGGTCTTCCCAGCACGCGCCCAATGCGGCGAGGAATGCTTGGCGTGCTTCGGATTCGCCGATCAGTAATAGCTGGCGCGGCGCGGTCAGCAGCGTGTCGCGCAGGTTCCGCAGCCGTTCGGCGAGGTCCTTCAGGATCGCCTCCGAATCGAGGCTATCGTCCAAAGCTTTGATCGCTCTGATGCCGGTCAATCCTTGCCAATTGTGCGCAAGGGCGGCGATCGGGCTGAGCTCGGCCGCGGCGGCCAGCATTGCCAGTACATGGCCATTGCCGGTGACACTCTGCTCCAGCCGCAAGCGTTTCTGCTTCACCAGCTCACGCAATCTGGAGAGCTCGTCGAAACGAGCCGTTTCGACCGTTTCGCGCAAGATCTCGGTCAGCGCGCCATGATTGCGTGCCAGGGCCTTTCCCGAAACGACAAACACGCCTCGACTCGTGTTCAAGTCATCGACAGCACCGCGTACCGCTACGCGGGCGCCTATCCCGCCGGTCACGGCAGAATGAAGCGCCTGGGTGGCCAAATAATCGCGGCCTCCGCTTCCCACCTCGGTCACCATGTCGCACAACATCGGCACGAACCGTGTCAGCTCGTCATCCAGGGCCGGGATATCGATCACCAGTTCCTCGTAGAACAGGCCGTTGGTGCCGCAGGAAAACCAGGTGGCAGGTATCCCCGCAAGAGGAACGGTGACTCCCTCGGGAATGGGCAGGTCTGCCGGAACGTCCTCCAGTCCGACTTTGGGCAGCAGTTCGGGATCGTCCTCGACCGATTGCCGCTCGGCCAGGGCGATCGCCTGTTCGATCACCCGTTTCTTCTCCGCTTCATCCATCCCTGCCCTGATCGAGGCAAGGCGTTCCGCCTCCTCGCGAGCACGGCCTGCGCCGAGCTCCGGGTCAGGCTTCATCACTAGCCGGACCCAATGTCGATTGTTCAGCAATTGCTCGCGTACAAGCGCCTTGATGAATCCGGGATCCTTGATGCGCTCACGTAGCCGCTCGAGTGCCGCGTCGATGTCGAGGGCGGAAACCGGATCTGCTCCGTGCAGCGCCGGGCGTAGCGCCCGCAGCATCAACTGAAGACCGTAGGGAAACCCATCGCCGGTAATCTCTCGCTGATGCAGCTCCAACTGATGGAGAAGCGCTTCCACCATGGCAGGGTCAACCCCGTTCTCGGCTACCTCTTCCAGCACACCGAATATGAGCCTCTCGACTGCCTCGGCTTGCTCCGGGTTCGAACCTTCGAGTCCGGCGACAAACAGCATTTCGCGCATGGAATCTTTCAGACCGCACAAAGGCGATGGCGCGCAACCCAGATCCGTGGTTTCCAAAGCCCGGCGCAACGGCGAAGCACCATTGTTCAG containing:
- a CDS encoding insulinase family protein; amino-acid sequence: MNQAVQYPLCHPKFEWLRSTRVDSLKVDVQEFRHRETEALHIHVAADDDQNAFLVAFRTVPEDSTGVAHILEHTSLCGSRRYPVRDPFFMMIRRSLNTFMNAFTASDWTAYPFASRNRKDFQNLLGVYLDAVFFPNLNPLDFAQEGHRIEFAVPDDPDSELVFKGVVFNEMKGAMSSPVSALWQSLTAAVFPSITYHFNSGGDPEAIPNLTYQQLKAFHRSHYHPSNAVFMTFGDIPPHQHQGVFQEWLADFEFKPLNIRVPDEHRYDSPLRVEDAYALDGERDTRNKTHIVVGWLLNKSTDIEEVLRSHLLAGVLLNNGASPLRRALETTDLGCAPSPLCGLKDSMREMLFVAGLEGSNPEQAEAVERLIFGVLEEVAENGVDPAMVEALLHQLELHQREITGDGFPYGLQLMLRALRPALHGADPVSALDIDAALERLRERIKDPGFIKALVREQLLNNRHWVRLVMKPDPELGAGRAREEAERLASIRAGMDEAEKKRVIEQAIALAERQSVEDDPELLPKVGLEDVPADLPIPEGVTVPLAGIPATWFSCGTNGLFYEELVIDIPALDDELTRFVPMLCDMVTEVGSGGRDYLATQALHSAVTGGIGARVAVRGAVDDLNTSRGVFVVSGKALARNHGALTEILRETVETARFDELSRLRELVKQKRLRLEQSVTGNGHVLAMLAAAAELSPIAALAHNWQGLTGIRAIKALDDSLDSEAILKDLAERLRNLRDTLLTAPRQLLLIGESEARQAFLAALGACWEDRYQLKTGGHFNPPAKGEYPVRQAWTVSTQVNFCAKAYPAAPAEHPDAPALMVLAGFLRNNFLHRAIREQGGAYGGGATVDLDAGAFRFFSYRDPRLAETLADFDASVDWLFDRTHESRLIEEAILGVIGSIDKPASPAGEAKKAFHAALHGRTAEQRRRFRSRVLEVQLEDLRRVAETYLRPERASTAVITSETTLSRYPEQDLQVMHL